Within Suricata suricatta isolate VVHF042 chromosome 12, meerkat_22Aug2017_6uvM2_HiC, whole genome shotgun sequence, the genomic segment TCAAGAGTCGGGGCGGCACCTGCACACCCAGGGCACGCTGCTCTATCTCGGCCGTACACCTGGTGATCACAAAGGGCACCTCCTCCGGGAAGTCCCTGGGCAGCTGCAGGAAGTCAACACCAAAGAGGGGAGTCCGGACTGGGAGTCGCTTATGTCCACAGAGGATGAGTAGAGTCTCCAGGCACCGCTTGTGACAGGTCAGAAAGCACTGAGGGGAATGTTATAGGGTCAAGGTCATCAGAGGTCAGCGGGGGAAGAGAAGGTCATAGGGATCCTAAGGGGGCAGGAGGCTCACAGGTCATCTTTAGATCAGGGCAGGTCCCAAGGGCAGAAAGGTCATAGGGATTTCAGGTCAGGTGCCTGGGGTCAGGGAGGTCACTGGGGTCATAAGAGGTCACTGGTTCATGGGCCTGGGCCACACCTCCTCACACTCAATCCCATTGACCATGAAGGCTTCACACTCGCGGCACTTGGCTGGGCCCCGGAGCCGCCGCAGCCGGTGGGTCTGGGCTGCGCCAGATAGTGTCCATTTCCTGAAGGGGCTTCCTGAGCCGTTCTCCAGCCCATCTCCCAGGTCTGTGGGGACACagggtcaggggtgcctggtccGCCCCCTGCCATGCCATGCCCCACCTGCTTCCAGCCTCACCAGGGTCTCGCTCCTCAAAGTCATCTGAGGACTCGGTGCCTGTGGATGCCACCTTCACCAATCGCCTTGTGCCAGGGCCTGGAGTCATAGGGTCACAGAGGTTGGGGGTCACAGGGGTCATTAGAAAGCTCCAGGGCTAAGGAGACAGCCCTGGTTTTTAGACTTTCCAGAACCACCTACAGATGCCCTTGGGGAAACGGTTTGAGATCAGGAGGGAAGTCAAGGCAGAGGTTAGGGGTTGGAGAATGGGTCAGTGATCTGGGAGGTGGTTCAGAAATTGGCTCAAGAGAATGAATCAAAGGATACAGGAAATAGGTCAGGAGTGCAGGTAGGTCAGAAGTCAAAAGACAGGTTAGAGACTGAGGGTCAGTCTGGCCACGGTCTGGAGGACGGTTAGAGGTAGGGAGTAGGTTAGGGTCAGGTCCTGGCCCCACCTGGGCTGGAAGTCGGAGAGTCCAGCGACCGAGACTCGCTGCCACCGCCCATGCTGTCCACATCGCTGCCTGGAGTGGGGCCTGGAGTCCCAGAAGGGAACAGGTCAGTTAGGATGGACCCCTGCCCTAGCACCACTCCTGCCCCCCCCCTCACCACACTCACCCTGCCAGCCTGTGCCTACATCCTCGCCAAGGCCTGCCTCCGCCGTACTCTCATCCAGCCGTGGGGGTAGCGGGCCAGAGAGCTTCTTTCTTGAGTCCAGAGAGGAGCTGGAAGGAGAAGTTTGAGGGCTCTGATAACCAGAAACTGCCCTGGGATGACATCACCGAGGCACTGCATCTAGGACCCAACTCCAAGcacttgggtctgcaaggcttgACACCAGTGAGCACCCCATACCATAACCCTGACGTTCGGACTCTCCCAGAACTGGGACCCGTCTCCCAAAACAAGACCTTGGGTACTAAATCCAAAAACTCAAAGCCTCATTGAGTTTTCTGATGCTGAGTACTCAGCCTGGTGGCCCCAGCAGCCCAAAACTGTGTCTCTGGAGCTCATTCCTGACCTTGCCCCCCAGGGGGGCCCACCTGTGTGCAGTGGGCATGAACTCCTGGAAGGAGAAGGCAGGTGGCGGAGGTGGTGGGGCCTCGGGCCGCAGCGCCCTCACGTACTCCTGGTAGCGCTGGCCAGGCTCAAAGGGCTCACAGCACTCAGCCAAGGCAGAGAAGGCACGGGGACCACGCTCTGCTTGTGCCCCTCGAAGCCCTAGGAGTCCCAGAGTTACCTGTGGGGCACAGACTacagtgagagaggagcagagcctGACCTTTAGAGACACCGGCATGGTCAGGGTTTGGGGGCAGCTTAGGGAGGGGGGCGTGATCAGAGCCTGGCGCCGGATGGGTTGGGGTAGGGTGGGGATAGGGGATGGGCAGGACCCCTTGGGGGTGGCACAGAGGATGAGTTGCTCTCAGGGACTGAGGGTGGAAAGTGGCTGTCTAGGGAGGAGTTCTGGTGCCCTGGAGAAGGGTTAGGGGCAGTGGGCCCTCAGCTGGGGGGGGTAGCAGTGGGAAAAGGGCTCACCCGCCTCAGCACTTCGTCCCCCTGCAGCACCAGCTTGCGCACATGCGACACGATCCGCTGCTTGGCGGCCTCCAGGTCCTGCTGCCGTGCATTCGCCTCGCGGACACAGGCCTGGTACAGCACCAAGGCCTCCTGCACCTGGGGAAGCCGGGGCCGGGGCCCTTGTGGGACAGAGCATGGGGTGGGACGCACCGAAGTGCTGGCTGGGGGGCATGGGGCTGGGTCCCCACCTTGGCCTGAGCCTCTTCTCGAGATCGCCGCCGCCGCTCCTGCTGTTTGCTGGGTCCTGGCGAGGCCTGGGGTGCTGGGTCCTCGGGGGACGCCTGGGAGCGAACCCACAGGTCCTCGCTGCGCTGCAGGTACTGTTGCTGGGCCCTCCGCAGTGCCTGCACCGCCTCATTCTGCGGtcgtggggggcagggaagggacagaggggacaggTCAGCACCTCTTCCTCTCATCCACCAGGCCGCACGCAGCCACCCACCCTGCCAGGCCTCACCATCCGCTTCTGCTCTTTCAGCCACTGCTCCTTAAACTCCTTCCGCCACTTCTCGATCTCAGTTCGtttggctgccaggggctggcaaGGTGGACAGACGGGGGTGCTGCCTCAGGGCCACGGGGTCTTCCTGCTTCCCGCTACTATGGGCCTTTCATCCTCTGGacccctcttcccaccccttcccctctccctgcagtGTCCCCACCTCATCCTTTCTAAAGCCTGGTCCCAGGGATGCCAAAGCTCTCTTCCTGTGAACACTCAGCACCTTTCCCCCCAAGCCCTGCgaacaaacaaaagcagttttGCAACTGTACAGGAAGCCTGGTTTGAATCTCTGCTgggtaaccttgggcaagttcctcggcatccctgggcctcagcttcctcatcagcACAATATGGATGAGACCCTTGCCTTCCTCCTGGGGAGGCATGAACAGAATGAGGCATGCAGCAGGGCCCCCTCACCtgggagtaattttttttttgctgggccACTGTTTCCATGGCCAGGGCTCCCAGGCTGAGGTCGTGTTCCAGAAACAGGGTGTAGATATACTGCAGTGGCATGTGGCTCTGGGGTGGGAGAGTAGGTGTTGGGGGACGCTGAGGATCTAGGGGGTCAGGGCAGGGGGTCTGGTCACGGCTACCTGCTGGTGGATTGCCACCTTGCCAGCCTCAGCAATCTTCATGATGCTTTTGGTAAACTCTAGCTCTGTAGGGGGAGATGGCAGGGGTCTGAgttgggcagggggtgggcactGCCTGGGGTCTGGGGCAGGGTAAAGGGACCCTCACCTAGGTTGGCTCTCTTCTCGGTCCAGGCCAGCAGCTCCTTGGCATAGCGGCTCCAGGTCTTGGCATACTCCAGTGCTGCATCCACGCCCCCCTTGCTCCGAGTGAGCCGCAAGTCCAGTTCCTCCCCTGGGGCAGGCGGGTGGACCTCTGACCTCTGAAACCCTGAGCTTCTGTGGTAGTTTTCCCTGACCCCCAAGACCAGACCAGTGACCCCTATTCTACACCCTGTGACTTCCCCAAACTCTGTTTTATGATCTTGTCCAGTTTGCAATTTTATACTGATTCTCCACCCAGActgggggctccctgagggcaggggctcaGCTCTGCCGTGTACTGTTGTTACCCTGGCATGTGGAACAGGCCACAGGCCGTTGGTGATGA encodes:
- the GMIP gene encoding GEM-interacting protein isoform X1, with the translated sequence MDAAEPGLPPAPESRKRYSDIFRSLDNLEISLGNVTLEMPPGDPVLSGDPESDKIPTATETSEPSLWSGLSLEGPVPLTGEELDLRLTRSKGGVDAALEYAKTWSRYAKELLAWTEKRANLELEFTKSIMKIAEAGKVAIHQQSHMPLQYIYTLFLEHDLSLGALAMETVAQQKKNYSQPLAAKRTEIEKWRKEFKEQWLKEQKRMNEAVQALRRAQQQYLQRSEDLWVRSQASPEDPAPQASPGPSKQQERRRRSREEAQAKVQEALVLYQACVREANARQQDLEAAKQRIVSHVRKLVLQGDEVLRRVTLGLLGLRGAQAERGPRAFSALAECCEPFEPGQRYQEYVRALRPEAPPPPPPAFSFQEFMPTAHSSSLDSRKKLSGPLPPRLDESTAEAGLGEDVGTGWQGPTPGSDVDSMGGGSESRSLDSPTSSPGPGTRRLVKVASTGTESSDDFEERDPDLGDGLENGSGSPFRKWTLSGAAQTHRLRRLRGPAKCRECEAFMVNGIECEECFLTCHKRCLETLLILCGHKRLPVRTPLFGVDFLQLPRDFPEEVPFVITRCTAEIEQRALGVQGIYRISGSRVRVERLCQAFENGRSLVDLSGNSPHDVSSVLKRFLQELTDPVVPFHLYDAFISLAKTLHADPGHDPGTPSPSPEVIRSLKTLLVQLPDSNYSTLRHLVAHLFRVAAQFEENKMSANNLGIVFGPTLLRPPDGPGAAGAGPVTCLLDSGHQAQLIEFLIVYYEQIFGMDDLPMATEPLPQDPSPASGALTTNPQPPPADPAPDTLPPALTSDPNLDPEPHATLEKHPEATPPEIPAPQSDQREVTEDTKEEGEEMSSQGPEDSLLGTQSRGHFSRQPVKYPRGGVRPVTHQLSSLALVASKLCEETPVTSVPRGSLRRRGPGPASSSPPEGSPLRRTPMPKHFEITQETARLLSKLHSEAVPKATSCPDSQPEEAEDHL
- the GMIP gene encoding GEM-interacting protein isoform X2, which gives rise to MDAAEPGLPPAPESRKRYSDIFRSLDNLEISLGNVTLEMPPGDPVLSGDPESDKIPTATETSEPSLWSGLSLEGPVPLTGEELDLRLTRSKGGVDAALEYAKTWSRYAKELLAWTEKRANLDPQRPPTPTLPPQSHMPLQYIYTLFLEHDLSLGALAMETVAQQKKNYSQPLAAKRTEIEKWRKEFKEQWLKEQKRMNEAVQALRRAQQQYLQRSEDLWVRSQASPEDPAPQASPGPSKQQERRRRSREEAQAKVQEALVLYQACVREANARQQDLEAAKQRIVSHVRKLVLQGDEVLRRVTLGLLGLRGAQAERGPRAFSALAECCEPFEPGQRYQEYVRALRPEAPPPPPPAFSFQEFMPTAHSSSLDSRKKLSGPLPPRLDESTAEAGLGEDVGTGWQGPTPGSDVDSMGGGSESRSLDSPTSSPGPGTRRLVKVASTGTESSDDFEERDPDLGDGLENGSGSPFRKWTLSGAAQTHRLRRLRGPAKCRECEAFMVNGIECEECFLTCHKRCLETLLILCGHKRLPVRTPLFGVDFLQLPRDFPEEVPFVITRCTAEIEQRALGVQGIYRISGSRVRVERLCQAFENGRSLVDLSGNSPHDVSSVLKRFLQELTDPVVPFHLYDAFISLAKTLHADPGHDPGTPSPSPEVIRSLKTLLVQLPDSNYSTLRHLVAHLFRVAAQFEENKMSANNLGIVFGPTLLRPPDGPGAAGAGPVTCLLDSGHQAQLIEFLIVYYEQIFGMDDLPMATEPLPQDPSPASGALTTNPQPPPADPAPDTLPPALTSDPNLDPEPHATLEKHPEATPPEIPAPQSDQREVTEDTKEEGEEMSSQGPEDSLLGTQSRGHFSRQPVKYPRGGVRPVTHQLSSLALVASKLCEETPVTSVPRGSLRRRGPGPASSSPPEGSPLRRTPMPKHFEITQETARLLSKLHSEAVPKATSCPDSQPEEAEDHL
- the GMIP gene encoding GEM-interacting protein isoform X3; amino-acid sequence: MDAAEPGLPPAPESRKRYSDIFRSLDNLEISLGNVTLEMPPGDPVLSGDPESDKIPTATETSEPSLWSGLSLEGPVPLTGEELDLRLTRSKGGVDAALEYAKTWSRYAKELLAWTEKRANLELEFTKSIMKIAEAGKVAIHQQGLGGKVLSVHRKRALASLGPGFRKDEPLAAKRTEIEKWRKEFKEQWLKEQKRMNEAVQALRRAQQQYLQRSEDLWVRSQASPEDPAPQASPGPSKQQERRRRSREEAQAKVQEALVLYQACVREANARQQDLEAAKQRIVSHVRKLVLQGDEVLRRVTLGLLGLRGAQAERGPRAFSALAECCEPFEPGQRYQEYVRALRPEAPPPPPPAFSFQEFMPTAHSSSLDSRKKLSGPLPPRLDESTAEAGLGEDVGTGWQGPTPGSDVDSMGGGSESRSLDSPTSSPGPGTRRLVKVASTGTESSDDFEERDPDLGDGLENGSGSPFRKWTLSGAAQTHRLRRLRGPAKCRECEAFMVNGIECEECFLTCHKRCLETLLILCGHKRLPVRTPLFGVDFLQLPRDFPEEVPFVITRCTAEIEQRALGVQGIYRISGSRVRVERLCQAFENGRSLVDLSGNSPHDVSSVLKRFLQELTDPVVPFHLYDAFISLAKTLHADPGHDPGTPSPSPEVIRSLKTLLVQLPDSNYSTLRHLVAHLFRVAAQFEENKMSANNLGIVFGPTLLRPPDGPGAAGAGPVTCLLDSGHQAQLIEFLIVYYEQIFGMDDLPMATEPLPQDPSPASGALTTNPQPPPADPAPDTLPPALTSDPNLDPEPHATLEKHPEATPPEIPAPQSDQREVTEDTKEEGEEMSSQGPEDSLLGTQSRGHFSRQPVKYPRGGVRPVTHQLSSLALVASKLCEETPVTSVPRGSLRRRGPGPASSSPPEGSPLRRTPMPKHFEITQETARLLSKLHSEAVPKATSCPDSQPEEAEDHL
- the GMIP gene encoding GEM-interacting protein isoform X5, with translation MPPGDPVLSGDPESDKIPTATETSEPSLWSGLSLEGPVPLTGEELDLRLTRSKGGVDAALEYAKTWSRYAKELLAWTEKRANLELEFTKSIMKIAEAGKVAIHQQSHMPLQYIYTLFLEHDLSLGALAMETVAQQKKNYSQPLAAKRTEIEKWRKEFKEQWLKEQKRMNEAVQALRRAQQQYLQRSEDLWVRSQASPEDPAPQASPGPSKQQERRRRSREEAQAKVQEALVLYQACVREANARQQDLEAAKQRIVSHVRKLVLQGDEVLRRVTLGLLGLRGAQAERGPRAFSALAECCEPFEPGQRYQEYVRALRPEAPPPPPPAFSFQEFMPTAHSSSLDSRKKLSGPLPPRLDESTAEAGLGEDVGTGWQGPTPGSDVDSMGGGSESRSLDSPTSSPGPGTRRLVKVASTGTESSDDFEERDPDLGDGLENGSGSPFRKWTLSGAAQTHRLRRLRGPAKCRECEAFMVNGIECEECFLTCHKRCLETLLILCGHKRLPVRTPLFGVDFLQLPRDFPEEVPFVITRCTAEIEQRALGVQGIYRISGSRVRVERLCQAFENGRSLVDLSGNSPHDVSSVLKRFLQELTDPVVPFHLYDAFISLAKTLHADPGHDPGTPSPSPEVIRSLKTLLVQLPDSNYSTLRHLVAHLFRVAAQFEENKMSANNLGIVFGPTLLRPPDGPGAAGAGPVTCLLDSGHQAQLIEFLIVYYEQIFGMDDLPMATEPLPQDPSPASGALTTNPQPPPADPAPDTLPPALTSDPNLDPEPHATLEKHPEATPPEIPAPQSDQREVTEDTKEEGEEMSSQGPEDSLLGTQSRGHFSRQPVKYPRGGVRPVTHQLSSLALVASKLCEETPVTSVPRGSLRRRGPGPASSSPPEGSPLRRTPMPKHFEITQETARLLSKLHSEAVPKATSCPDSQPEEAEDHL